CTTTTTGATGAATTAGGTGTGGAGTATACCTCTACAACTAGGGAGGAACTAGATATTACTGATTTTCAAAATATCAGGGAATATTTTAAGTATAAGCATCCTAAGGTAATAATAAACTGTGCAGCGTATAATTCTGTGGATACGGCTGAGGAAGAGGAAGCAAAATGCTATAGAGCCAATGCCTATGGACCTAGGGAACTTGCCCTAGCAGCAAAGGAAGTAGACGCACAGTTTGTAAATTTTTCCACAGGGTTTGTATTTGATGGAAAGAAGAAAATACCCTATATTGAAGAGGATGAAACTAATCCTATAGGGATGTATGGAGCTTCAAAGGAGTTAGGAGAGCGTCTTGTTTTAGAAGCTTGGGAAAAGTCTTTAATAATAAGAACTTCTTGGGTTTATGGAAAGGGTGGACCTAATAACTTTGTTAAGAGCATAATGGAGTGGAGTAAAAGTAACGACTATATAAAAATTGTAGATGACCAAATATCTACCCCTACATATGCAAGGGATTTAGCTAGATATACTTGGGATTTAATAAATAAAAATATCTATGGACTATACCATATTACCAATGGAGGAGAGGTTAGTAAATATGACTTTGCCAAATATGTACTAGATGCCATAGGATGGATGGGAATTTTAGATAGGGGTAAAACTAGAGAGTTTTGTTCCATGGCTGAAAGACCTGAAAATTCAGTGTTAAGTGTGAAAAAAACGGAAAAAGTTTTAAAGGAAAAAATCCCATCTTGGGAGGATGGATTAATGAGATTTTTAAGGGAGGTTTAATACCTCTCTTTTTTTTATGGTTTAGAACAAATCTAAAAGAAAAAAGAAAAAGTGACCTAAGTCTGAAAAGTCTCTAAATGTACACTAATGAGAAGTTAAACAGAGGACACTATAACAGTGTTGCAATTTGGAATAGAACAAATTTAATATTAAGATTTAAAAATGTCAAAAAATGAAAAACCTTACAAAAGAGTTAAATAATAAACAATTTTTAAAGTAGAACAAAAGGATAAGTCAATTTGTTCTAAGTTTATTAAAATCACTGTGTTCTGGTATTGTTCCATAACTGAAAAAAGTGTATTTTTTACTTGCATTTACAAAATTTGTGCATTATAATCCTAGTGAAAATTAAGACTTGGGAGGGTTTTTTATGAAGAATATTATGAGAAATTTATTATGCAGTAATTTAAAAAGAAAAATAAAAATTACTAATAGTTTATTAGTGGCTTTTTTAATCACTGGAGGAATTTCATTTGGAGCTGGAGAAGCACCTCTTCATGTAAGTAATAGTGTAAAAGTACATGAGGGAAATATAAATGAAATGAGAGAAACTGTAGATAACTATGGAGAACATATAGGAGCTCTAGATAACTTTATAAATGCTCATGACCAAAGACTTACAAATAATGAGGAAAAAATATCAGACCATGGAATGGCAATAAAGTCATTAATGGGAAATAAAGCAGATAAAGTAGAAACAGAAAAAGCTTTAGGAGAAGTAAGAGAATCAGCAAATAAAGAGAGAAAAGATAGATTATCCAATGAAAGAACTTTAAATAATGGAATAAAAGCTTTAGAAAGAAATAAAGCAAATAAATCAGATGTAGATTCAAGTTTAAAAGAGCATCAAGCAGAATTAGATAATTATGGAGAACATATAGGGGCTCTAGATAACTTTATAAATGCTCATGACCAAAGAATTACAAATAACGAGAAAAAAATATCAGACCATGGAATGGCAATAAAGTCATTAATGGGAAATAAAGCAGATAAGGTAGAAACAGAAAAAGCTTTAGGAGAAGTAAGAGAATCAGCAAATAAAGAGAGAAAAGATAGATTATCCAATGAAAGAACTTTAAATAATGGAATAAAAGCTTTAGAAAGAAATAAAGCAAATAAATCAGATGTAGATTCAAGTTTAAAAGAGCATCAAGCAGAATTAGATAACTATGGAGAACATATAGGGGCTCTAGATAATTTAGCTAATACTCAATCAGCTAAGATAAATACAATGGATAAAGAGTTAAAAGAAACAAGTGCAGTAGCAAAAGAAGTAAAAGAAACAGTAGATAATTATGGAGAACATATAGGAGCTTTAGATAATCTAGCCAATGATCAAGCTAAAAGATTAGATAAGGTAGAAAAAACAAGTGGAAGAGTAGCAGCCCACGAACAGTATATAAATGGATTAACAGAAAGAGCCAATGCCCAAGAGGAAAAATTAGATGATTTAAATAAAAAAGTAAAAGCCAATGAAGATGCATTTAAAAACTTTGATGGAGGGGCAAAAGATGCAGCTTTAACAATAGAAGAAAACCAAAATGGAGTA
The window above is part of the Cetobacterium ceti genome. Proteins encoded here:
- the rfbD gene encoding dTDP-4-dehydrorhamnose reductase produces the protein MILITGGRGQLAFEFKRLFDELGVEYTSTTREELDITDFQNIREYFKYKHPKVIINCAAYNSVDTAEEEEAKCYRANAYGPRELALAAKEVDAQFVNFSTGFVFDGKKKIPYIEEDETNPIGMYGASKELGERLVLEAWEKSLIIRTSWVYGKGGPNNFVKSIMEWSKSNDYIKIVDDQISTPTYARDLARYTWDLINKNIYGLYHITNGGEVSKYDFAKYVLDAIGWMGILDRGKTREFCSMAERPENSVLSVKKTEKVLKEKIPSWEDGLMRFLREV
- a CDS encoding YadA-like family protein, with the protein product MKNIMRNLLCSNLKRKIKITNSLLVAFLITGGISFGAGEAPLHVSNSVKVHEGNINEMRETVDNYGEHIGALDNFINAHDQRLTNNEEKISDHGMAIKSLMGNKADKVETEKALGEVRESANKERKDRLSNERTLNNGIKALERNKANKSDVDSSLKEHQAELDNYGEHIGALDNFINAHDQRITNNEKKISDHGMAIKSLMGNKADKVETEKALGEVRESANKERKDRLSNERTLNNGIKALERNKANKSDVDSSLKEHQAELDNYGEHIGALDNLANTQSAKINTMDKELKETSAVAKEVKETVDNYGEHIGALDNLANDQAKRLDKVEKTSGRVAAHEQYINGLTERANAQEEKLDDLNKKVKANEDAFKNFDGGAKDAALTIEENQNGVDRLIDKTDATNKNVEKLSKDFGATQTQVKRNSQVISALLDSASRGSYMVTGDVVDGVKKEETITKADAEKMKKDHAEITEHAKRLDELMIAEGNDIKKHEDELAAQDKKLAAHDTQLTTNKKSIDDNTKAITNNKNTIAAQDKKLKDHDTKLDANKKSIDSNTKEITNNRNAIKDLAKTKYRTEDINRNTQAINQNTRAINRINSRLDHMDNKINQGMSLMAAMTAIDFQNVGAGEVGIGAGVGHYVNSEGVAIGVAYAPTDVFRVNAKYSVTTGSIHNSAVAVGATYKFKLR